A single region of the Chloroflexota bacterium genome encodes:
- a CDS encoding NIPSNAP family protein, with amino-acid sequence MIYELRIYEVVPGRLPDLNRRFETITTKIWDRLGIKQAGFWTADVGTSNELIYLLAWESLAEREQKWGKFQADPEWNEKRAKTEENGPIVARVRNSFLRPTSYSSVQ; translated from the coding sequence ATGATCTACGAGCTCCGCATCTACGAGGTGGTTCCAGGCCGACTGCCGGACCTCAATCGTCGTTTTGAGACGATCACCACCAAGATCTGGGACCGCCTGGGCATCAAGCAGGCCGGCTTCTGGACCGCCGATGTCGGCACCAGCAACGAACTGATCTACCTGCTGGCCTGGGAGAGCCTGGCCGAGCGCGAGCAGAAGTGGGGCAAGTTCCAGGCCGATCCTGAGTGGAACGAGAAGCGCGCCAAGACCGAGGAGAACGGTCCCATCGTGGCGCGCGTCAGGAACAGCTTCCTGCGTCCGACCTCGTACTCGTCGGTCCAGTAG